The following are from one region of the Streptomyces fradiae genome:
- a CDS encoding NaeI family type II restriction endonuclease: MPEPLPRLLAALRTAAPELDGTALAEALWLAAQRAAAEDAGAGPRPVRDPSTDAEDGDGDRSTGRAGRQRPVPPATDPDRTPGRPGGTTPPSRTAPDDARPDGTTARPLHERLPGSATAVHGQAVAAPHSGGLPRALELTRALRPWKRRWPEGRGSALDIDATVDGYARSGELIPVLTAAPERWFDLVLVVDRSPGMRVWTETVAEFTAVLDRLGAFRTLQVTDLTFDERGAPRAPGPLRAADGRRVVMVVSDCMAEAWRRPEVWHLLRDWAGAHPTALLNPLPTKLWRRGGLNLPTSRFTPAAPGSHRSRVPVEPPALALAPGSADDGEGAGAGGVEGEWLPVPVLSLTPHSLGRWSHTLMRADPDGCTAVLVPPTGRPTPLGPARPPATPLPPAERTRRFLRTASPRAARLAVLCSAFDRFSLRLLHLVRAQLVPDAALADVAEVVTSGVFDVVDEGGDLVELVLPPDAQAVLREHLPTHEVWALHQALDQHLANRGTGRTRLPSVARGDGEGARSLAAERAAFARASRRTLELLGLAEPEPGADPAADPGPVVDLPPAPEPYVGHGELLERLAHDVFTDGRRRIVWITAQEGVPGAGRTALALAVGHRVAADFPDGVHFVPLRASGRRPVDPLAALLGLLADMGGKTGEGSSETVRECADAVLDLLRGRRVLLLLDDVGDDHFVGMLAAELPEGCAILVTSRGLPTAGWSNQFVVELPPLAGEDANRLLAAGLQKVGGGKWWPLSLRILGAALRSPLAEPRTRHLLGEARDSGAVIGPETAVRHVLDHSVFGLVGVLVRLVEATTGEFTSAEASAVLDVAPDRVSEHLEGLVNERMLEPAWRGRHAFPTVVYEEIARRPGYDERRELSRARIAEFHRRAAAGFHRARHPDSLLPELLGIVPLAVPHPEVWVPNALASPAVDADTLLLLQDVGSTPLYRVRFAYAALRHISSSGTGTGNGPGAARAVLALASSLYRVGRHEEAWEALHHVSSTVLEADSATYGHSSLLRAQLAVAVRPDRARDAAVWARVAVARLNRTSSEYVDALLCLEALAAVTDEDDQLLLVQEKVIAHLRSWRRHAEEARALVRMAGTQLRLGRRAEVEAAAERALALLDGADGPDDAATREAALRLRREAGAPPREPIVIALRAAAPTRLLAPTVRALLADLSFLGPLGAQAHTLDDDLVLLVDGATPLARLLLALVERLPLRLDRAAVRLAVHKGPVLGDPEDDVGVEYTRTMLRSAEFGRVRANYPDDVVLCVSPEAYETLSGEEAAGDGSLAGTYSPREVRSSSGDVVCVILIPRVDLSAYDAQLMELARVFNELDPDGSTLAGLVRDALDTVLDPRTTGRFDPELLTDAERERVAGELARALDRGVFPFRAGGPGGLLWERPQGTVRLGVRVRAYAPPRIAEALPVLSEDGTPYLLVYAEDARARWSAGLVRGRYGRLNPGTTLWLHRDASFPENVLLSLPERIREAILRPSDDVGRVAELFGRVRLRTVPGTALRPLVADQERDRDRDRDRDRERSMERVVRLAGRALRDEGVLLLAGNPRGRAMAEALKLPLPPPGSYLSAPLTRRLPAHEGRPAVVVDGVSWVVAQDGDTLASLPPGFPGLRLR; this comes from the coding sequence CCCCGAACTGGACGGCACCGCGCTGGCGGAAGCGCTGTGGCTGGCCGCCCAGCGGGCCGCCGCCGAGGACGCGGGCGCCGGCCCCCGGCCCGTACGCGATCCCTCCACCGACGCCGAAGACGGCGACGGCGACAGGAGTACGGGCCGGGCCGGGCGGCAGCGCCCCGTACCGCCCGCCACCGACCCCGACCGCACCCCCGGCCGCCCCGGCGGCACCACCCCGCCGTCCCGCACCGCCCCCGACGACGCACGCCCCGACGGGACCACCGCCCGCCCCCTGCACGAGCGGCTCCCCGGCAGCGCCACCGCCGTCCACGGCCAGGCCGTCGCCGCACCCCACTCCGGCGGCCTGCCCCGCGCCCTGGAACTCACCCGCGCCCTGCGCCCCTGGAAGCGGCGCTGGCCCGAAGGCCGCGGCAGCGCCCTCGACATCGACGCCACCGTCGACGGCTACGCCCGCAGCGGCGAGCTGATCCCGGTCCTGACAGCCGCGCCCGAGCGCTGGTTCGACCTCGTCCTCGTCGTCGACCGCTCGCCCGGCATGCGGGTGTGGACCGAGACCGTCGCCGAGTTCACCGCCGTCCTCGACCGCCTCGGCGCCTTCCGCACCCTCCAGGTCACCGACCTCACCTTCGACGAGCGCGGCGCGCCCCGCGCCCCCGGCCCGCTGCGCGCCGCCGACGGGCGGCGCGTGGTCATGGTCGTCTCCGACTGCATGGCCGAGGCCTGGCGCCGCCCCGAGGTCTGGCACCTCCTGCGCGACTGGGCCGGCGCTCACCCCACCGCCCTGCTCAACCCGCTCCCCACCAAACTCTGGCGGCGCGGCGGCCTCAACCTCCCCACCAGCCGCTTCACCCCCGCCGCCCCCGGCAGCCACCGCAGCCGCGTCCCCGTCGAACCCCCGGCCCTCGCCCTCGCGCCCGGCAGCGCCGACGACGGCGAGGGCGCGGGCGCGGGCGGGGTCGAGGGCGAGTGGCTGCCCGTCCCCGTCCTCTCCCTCACCCCGCACTCCCTCGGCCGCTGGTCGCACACCCTCATGCGCGCCGACCCGGACGGCTGCACCGCCGTCCTGGTCCCCCCGACCGGCCGCCCCACCCCGCTCGGCCCCGCTCGGCCCCCGGCGACCCCGCTCCCGCCCGCCGAACGCACCCGCCGCTTCCTCCGCACCGCCTCCCCACGAGCCGCCCGACTCGCCGTTCTCTGTTCCGCGTTCGACCGGTTCAGCCTGCGCCTGCTGCACCTCGTGCGGGCCCAACTGGTGCCGGACGCGGCGCTCGCGGACGTGGCCGAGGTCGTCACCAGCGGCGTCTTCGACGTCGTCGACGAGGGCGGCGACCTCGTCGAACTCGTCCTCCCACCCGACGCCCAGGCCGTCCTTCGCGAACACCTCCCGACCCACGAGGTCTGGGCCCTCCACCAGGCCCTCGACCAGCACCTCGCCAACCGCGGGACCGGCCGCACCCGGCTGCCCTCCGTCGCCCGGGGCGACGGCGAGGGCGCGCGGTCGCTCGCGGCGGAACGGGCCGCGTTCGCCCGGGCGTCGCGGCGGACGCTGGAGCTGCTGGGGTTGGCGGAGCCGGAGCCGGGTGCTGATCCTGCGGCCGATCCGGGGCCCGTCGTGGACCTGCCGCCGGCGCCGGAGCCGTACGTGGGGCACGGCGAGCTCCTGGAGCGGCTGGCCCATGATGTCTTCACCGACGGCCGCCGCCGGATCGTGTGGATCACCGCGCAGGAGGGGGTCCCCGGCGCCGGACGCACCGCGCTGGCCCTCGCCGTGGGCCATCGCGTGGCCGCGGACTTTCCCGACGGTGTGCACTTCGTGCCGCTACGGGCCTCCGGCCGCCGCCCCGTGGATCCGCTGGCGGCGCTGCTCGGGCTGCTCGCCGACATGGGCGGCAAGACGGGAGAGGGCTCGTCCGAGACCGTCAGGGAGTGTGCGGATGCCGTCCTCGACCTGCTGCGCGGCCGTCGTGTCCTCCTGCTCCTGGACGACGTCGGCGACGACCACTTCGTCGGCATGCTCGCGGCCGAACTGCCGGAGGGCTGCGCGATCCTCGTGACCTCGCGAGGGCTGCCGACCGCCGGATGGTCCAACCAGTTCGTGGTGGAGCTCCCGCCTCTGGCAGGTGAAGACGCGAACCGGCTGCTGGCGGCGGGCCTGCAGAAAGTGGGGGGAGGGAAGTGGTGGCCGCTCAGCCTGCGCATTCTGGGTGCCGCGCTGCGCTCCCCCCTCGCCGAGCCGCGAACGCGTCACCTTCTCGGCGAGGCCAGGGACAGCGGGGCGGTCATCGGGCCCGAGACCGCCGTCCGTCACGTACTCGATCACTCGGTCTTCGGGCTCGTCGGCGTCCTCGTCCGGCTGGTGGAGGCCACGACCGGAGAGTTCACGTCGGCGGAAGCCTCCGCCGTCCTGGACGTCGCCCCCGACCGAGTGTCCGAGCACCTCGAAGGTCTCGTGAACGAGCGGATGCTCGAACCCGCGTGGCGGGGGCGCCACGCCTTCCCCACCGTCGTGTACGAGGAGATCGCGCGCCGACCCGGCTACGACGAGCGGCGCGAGCTGTCCCGGGCCCGTATCGCGGAGTTCCACCGCCGCGCCGCCGCCGGCTTCCACCGCGCCCGCCACCCCGACAGCCTCCTCCCGGAACTTCTCGGCATCGTGCCCCTCGCCGTACCCCACCCCGAGGTCTGGGTGCCCAACGCCCTCGCGTCCCCGGCGGTCGACGCCGACACCCTGCTCCTGCTCCAGGACGTGGGCTCCACGCCCCTCTACCGTGTTCGCTTCGCCTACGCCGCGCTCCGCCACATCTCCTCGTCCGGCACCGGCACCGGCAATGGCCCTGGCGCCGCCCGTGCCGTGCTCGCCCTCGCGAGCTCCCTCTACCGGGTCGGACGGCACGAGGAGGCGTGGGAGGCCCTGCACCATGTCAGCTCCACCGTCCTGGAGGCCGACAGCGCGACCTACGGCCATTCCTCGTTGCTTCGCGCCCAACTGGCCGTGGCCGTCCGACCGGACCGTGCACGTGACGCGGCGGTCTGGGCCAGAGTCGCGGTGGCTCGCCTGAACCGCACCTCCTCGGAGTACGTCGACGCCCTTCTGTGCCTCGAAGCCCTGGCCGCCGTCACCGACGAGGATGACCAACTACTCCTGGTTCAGGAGAAGGTGATCGCCCACCTCCGATCGTGGCGACGCCACGCCGAGGAGGCACGGGCACTCGTCCGGATGGCCGGCACACAGTTGCGCCTCGGGCGGCGGGCCGAAGTGGAGGCGGCGGCCGAGCGCGCCCTCGCCCTGCTCGACGGCGCCGACGGGCCCGACGACGCGGCCACCCGCGAGGCCGCCCTGCGCCTGCGCCGCGAGGCGGGCGCCCCGCCGCGCGAGCCCATCGTGATCGCGCTGCGCGCCGCCGCCCCCACCCGGCTGCTCGCCCCCACCGTCCGCGCCCTGCTCGCCGACCTCTCCTTCCTCGGTCCGCTCGGCGCCCAGGCCCACACCCTCGACGACGACCTCGTCCTGCTCGTCGACGGCGCCACCCCCCTCGCCCGCCTCCTCCTCGCCCTCGTGGAGCGCCTGCCGCTCCGGCTCGACCGCGCCGCCGTGCGCCTCGCGGTCCACAAGGGGCCGGTGCTGGGCGACCCGGAGGACGACGTGGGCGTCGAGTACACCCGTACGATGCTGCGCTCGGCCGAGTTCGGACGGGTGCGCGCCAACTACCCGGACGACGTGGTGCTGTGCGTCTCACCCGAGGCGTACGAGACGCTGTCCGGCGAGGAGGCGGCCGGTGACGGCTCGCTGGCGGGCACCTATAGCCCGCGCGAGGTGCGCAGCTCGTCCGGCGACGTGGTGTGCGTGATCCTGATCCCGCGCGTCGACCTCTCGGCGTACGACGCCCAACTCATGGAACTGGCCCGGGTGTTCAACGAGCTCGACCCGGACGGCTCGACCCTGGCCGGGCTCGTCAGGGACGCCCTCGACACCGTGCTCGATCCGCGCACCACGGGCCGCTTCGACCCGGAGCTGCTGACGGATGCCGAACGCGAGCGGGTGGCGGGAGAACTGGCGCGGGCTCTCGACCGGGGGGTGTTCCCGTTCCGGGCCGGCGGGCCGGGCGGGCTGCTGTGGGAGCGGCCCCAGGGAACGGTACGGCTCGGCGTGCGGGTGCGGGCGTACGCGCCGCCGCGCATCGCCGAGGCGCTGCCGGTCCTGAGCGAGGACGGCACGCCGTACCTCCTCGTGTACGCCGAAGACGCGCGCGCCCGCTGGTCGGCCGGGCTCGTCCGGGGCCGCTACGGGCGGCTGAACCCGGGTACCACCCTCTGGCTGCACCGCGACGCGTCCTTCCCCGAGAACGTGCTGCTCTCCCTGCCCGAGCGGATCCGCGAGGCGATCCTCCGGCCGTCCGACGACGTGGGCCGGGTCGCCGAGCTCTTCGGCCGGGTCCGTCTCCGTACCGTCCCCGGTACCGCGCTCCGCCCCCTCGTCGCCGACCAGGAGCGCGACCGGGACAGAGACCGGGACAGAGACCGGGAGCGCTCCATGGAGCGTGTCGTGCGCCTGGCCGGGCGGGCGCTGCGCGACGAGGGCGTGCTGCTGCTTGCCGGAAACCCGCGCGGCCGGGCCATGGCCGAGGCCCTGAAGCTCCCCCTACCGCCGCCCGGCAGCTACCTCAGCGCACCCCTCACCCGCCGCCTCCCCGCCCACGAGGGCCGGCCCGCGGTCGTCGTCGACGGCGTGTCATGGGTCGTCGCCCAGGACGGGGACACTCTCGCTTCCCTGCCACCGGGCTTCCCCGGCCTCCGGCTGCGCTGA
- a CDS encoding SseB family protein: protein MERTGAALAERIAERRRGGDDPRALVGEMRRSVLLVPVADGGLWSVRAGGVRWICGFTDEAALARFALHHGRGDEPMDYAALLGARIVDEIVPSLGEPAGLAVDIATEDGSMFFPPVTGIVPDEAAVDTGATTGEERGDERR from the coding sequence GTGGAGCGGACTGGGGCCGCGCTCGCGGAGCGCATCGCGGAGCGCAGAAGGGGCGGCGACGACCCCCGCGCGCTGGTCGGCGAGATGCGCCGCTCGGTGCTGCTCGTGCCGGTGGCCGACGGCGGACTCTGGTCGGTGCGGGCGGGCGGTGTGCGGTGGATTTGCGGATTCACCGACGAGGCGGCGCTCGCCCGGTTCGCCCTCCACCACGGGCGCGGCGACGAGCCGATGGACTACGCGGCACTGCTCGGCGCGCGCATCGTGGACGAGATCGTGCCGTCCCTGGGTGAGCCGGCCGGACTGGCCGTGGACATCGCGACCGAGGACGGGTCGATGTTCTTCCCGCCGGTCACCGGCATCGTCCCGGACGAGGCCGCAGTCGACACGGGTGCGACGACAGGGGAGGAGCGCGGCGATGAGCGGCGGTGA